Proteins encoded in a region of the Zea mays cultivar B73 chromosome 2, Zm-B73-REFERENCE-NAM-5.0, whole genome shotgun sequence genome:
- the LOC109943977 gene encoding DNA-directed RNA polymerase III subunit RPC9-like encodes MKIQKANAGVLTNFEVLDFLRSRGAKIDPMGCLGAVAVSECKVYEYILKTPACNQTRESIYEFVKRSEGFRLAEADKLNVINWRPSSAADAYAMIEECGKRFSRDERGEACDEDEQVQEFLDMVKEVLPAPPKAEVETAEAEAEAGVEAMQE; translated from the exons ATGAAGAT ACAGAAAGCAAATGCAGGTGTCCTTACAAACTTCGAAGTCCTTGACTTCTTGCGGTCAAGAGGTGCCAAAATTGACCCAATGGGATGTTTGGGGGCTGTTGCTGTATCAGAGTGTAAG GTGTATGAGTATATCTTAAAAACCCCTGCTTGCAACCAGACAAGGGAATCGATTTATGAATTTGTGAAGAGAAGTGAGGGTTTCAGGCTTGCAGAGGCTGATAAGTTAAATGTCATCAACTGGAGACCATCCTCAGCTGCCGATGCCTATGCG ATGATAGAAGAATGTGGGAAACGATTTTCCAGGGATGAACGAGGAGAAGCATGTGATGAAGATGAACAAGTCCAGGAGTTTCTTGATATGGTGAAGGAGGTTTTGCCAGCCCCTCCGAAAGCAGAGGTGGAGACAGCGGAGGCAGAGGCCGAGGCGGGAGTAGAGGCAATGCAAGAGTGA